The Stratiformator vulcanicus genome has a segment encoding these proteins:
- the pepT gene encoding peptidase T, producing the protein MTDTQALKLDETAREQLLERFLRYVRIDTQADEHSDSSPSSPKQLELSRLLEQECQTLGLADVERTSEGVVYATLKPSQGVDSPTICWFAHVDTSPEYTAEKVSPIVHRDYSGNDIPLPNGENLTIRVADNPTLNDLVGGTIITTDGSTLLGADDKSGIAVILSAASWLKQHPEIPHGEIRICFTTDEEIGRGCEGLDLNRIGSVCGYTLDGSGTAEIDVETFSADLCVVTVQGVNTHPSIGKGVMVNALRVLSDFLTRLPHQSDSPETSDGRDGFLHPYAIDGGVAEANVRIIIRDFEQDGLTRYRTLLKQLADDVERSHPGSRIVLEFREQYRNMRDGLASEPRAIELARQAVVDAGLEPKLSIIRGGTDGSQLTALGLPTPNLSSGQHNPHSPLEWTSVGEMARCVSVLLHLANRWGRESQPR; encoded by the coding sequence TTGACCGACACGCAGGCACTGAAACTGGATGAAACGGCGCGCGAGCAGTTGCTGGAGCGATTTCTCCGATACGTCCGAATCGATACGCAAGCCGATGAGCACTCCGACTCGTCACCGAGTTCGCCAAAGCAACTTGAATTAAGCCGGTTGCTTGAGCAGGAATGCCAAACACTCGGTCTCGCCGATGTGGAGCGGACTTCCGAGGGTGTTGTCTATGCGACTTTAAAACCTTCCCAGGGTGTCGACTCACCGACGATCTGCTGGTTTGCCCATGTCGACACGTCGCCGGAGTACACGGCTGAGAAGGTCTCTCCGATCGTGCATCGAGACTATTCCGGAAATGATATCCCTCTGCCGAACGGCGAGAACTTGACGATTCGCGTGGCCGATAATCCCACGCTGAATGACCTTGTCGGTGGAACGATCATCACGACCGACGGTTCGACGTTACTTGGGGCCGATGACAAGTCGGGCATCGCGGTGATTCTTTCGGCAGCCTCATGGCTCAAACAGCACCCTGAAATACCCCACGGCGAGATTCGCATCTGTTTCACCACAGATGAAGAGATCGGCCGAGGATGCGAGGGACTCGACCTGAACCGGATCGGGTCGGTCTGCGGCTATACGCTCGATGGCAGCGGCACCGCGGAAATCGACGTCGAAACATTTTCGGCCGACCTCTGCGTGGTGACGGTCCAAGGCGTCAACACCCATCCGTCAATCGGCAAAGGCGTGATGGTCAATGCGCTGAGGGTCCTGTCCGATTTCCTGACGCGATTACCGCATCAGTCTGACAGTCCCGAGACGAGTGACGGACGCGACGGATTCTTGCACCCTTACGCCATCGACGGAGGCGTTGCCGAAGCAAACGTGCGCATCATCATTCGCGACTTCGAACAGGACGGATTGACTCGGTACCGCACCCTGCTCAAGCAGTTGGCTGATGACGTCGAACGATCTCATCCGGGCAGCCGGATCGTGCTCGAATTTCGCGAGCAATATCGCAACATGCGAGACGGACTTGCGAGCGAACCGCGGGCGATCGAACTCGCGCGACAGGCCGTCGTCGATGCCGGACTTGAGCCAAAGTTGTCGATCATCCGAGGCGGAACCGACGGCTCCCAACTGACGGCTCTCGGCTTGCCGACACCCAACCTGTCCTCCGGCCAGCACAACCCCCATTCCCCGTTGGAATGGACGAGCGTCGGCGAAATGGCTCGCTGCGTCAGTGTCTTGCTCCATCTGGCGAACCGGTGGGGACGAGAGTCACAGCCCAGATAA
- a CDS encoding PVC-type heme-binding CxxCH protein, producing MLNLPLRLCLIVTLLGPFLAASAVANDRTPASSTAPLQTPDDLQVSLFAAEPMLLNPSNIDVDHLGRVWVCEIVNYRPFRNRENPTREEGDRILVLEDTDGDGKADRKSTFYQGTDIDSPHGVCVLGNRVIVSANGQVLSLYDDDGDLKADRKEVMFTGIGGEQHDHGIHSVCFGPDGRLYFNFGNSGSQIRRPDGSLVIDKAGNEVRANRKPYQEGMAFRCELDGSNFETIGWNFRNNWELAVDSFGNVWQSDNDDDGNRGVRINFVMEFGNYGYRDELTGAGWRQPRTGWHAEVPLRHWHQNDPGVIPNLLHTGAGSPCGMCIYEGYLLPERFRGEMIHADAGPNIVRAYPVEAAGAGFSAAIEDVVDGERDQWFRPTDVSVAPDGSLIISDWYDPGVGGHRMGDTERGRIFRISTPDNQEYTAPLESFVGAGPAAVVVVALASPNTATRYIAWESLRSMGIDAEDALKFGWQNSNDSRYRARVLWLLAMLDNGEDHLHSAFPDDDPDLRVTAIRAWRRVGLDPVVAVKELIDDPSPQVRRELLIALSESQDEQVPQLWAKLAEQHAAGDRWYLEALGIAARGRWDECLGAWLDRVGDDWDDKPGREIVWRSRAIKTSELLKELLLVSHADASLRKQYFRAFDFQPKQSGSASLNALVSVGGLDLGTPAGRDTVRLALLRLDPKAINKSSQMQSIAFSLYSKIENPRELIEFARHVDLASQVAIGRLVEIAISQPQSEQAVDAVSLLFDWNVSDTIAATLSGDRKRAVRMAEALTTAAEADATELLRKVILDPEADSSVRRECVRAFCKRKSSAAELLELARSGKLDTTLRSAAIAALWSTSFADVRQAAAKEFPPPETKGAKPLPSLIELAKRRGDPKHGRVIYGTVGTCIKCHKVNGEGKEVGPDLSEIGSKLSRQAMFESIVYPSAGISHNYEAWSVVTVDGQIQTGLLVSDTDEAVVIRSADGIARTIPQDEIDETFRQDTSLMPADLPKVLSEQELVDVVEFLTTLRKK from the coding sequence ATGCTGAATCTGCCACTGCGATTGTGCCTGATTGTCACCTTGCTCGGTCCGTTTCTGGCGGCATCAGCCGTCGCGAACGATCGCACGCCCGCATCTTCAACCGCACCACTGCAGACCCCGGATGACCTTCAGGTCTCTCTGTTCGCGGCTGAGCCGATGCTGCTCAATCCGTCGAACATCGACGTCGACCATCTCGGTCGCGTGTGGGTCTGCGAAATCGTCAATTACCGTCCGTTTCGAAACCGCGAAAATCCGACCCGCGAAGAGGGCGACCGCATTCTCGTCCTCGAAGATACCGACGGGGACGGCAAAGCCGATCGCAAATCGACTTTCTATCAGGGGACCGACATCGACTCGCCGCACGGCGTCTGCGTGCTCGGTAATCGCGTCATTGTGTCGGCGAACGGGCAGGTCCTATCACTCTACGATGATGACGGCGACCTGAAGGCGGACCGCAAAGAGGTCATGTTCACCGGCATCGGCGGTGAGCAGCACGATCATGGAATTCACTCGGTCTGCTTCGGCCCGGATGGCCGACTGTACTTCAACTTCGGCAATTCCGGTTCTCAAATTCGTCGGCCGGACGGATCACTGGTGATCGACAAAGCGGGCAACGAGGTCCGCGCAAACCGGAAGCCTTATCAGGAAGGCATGGCGTTTCGTTGCGAACTCGACGGGTCGAACTTTGAAACCATCGGCTGGAACTTCCGCAACAACTGGGAACTCGCCGTCGACAGCTTCGGCAACGTCTGGCAATCCGACAACGACGACGACGGCAATCGCGGCGTCCGCATCAACTTCGTGATGGAGTTCGGAAACTACGGATACCGCGACGAACTGACCGGCGCCGGCTGGCGACAGCCACGCACCGGCTGGCACGCCGAAGTGCCGCTGCGCCACTGGCATCAGAACGATCCCGGCGTCATCCCCAACCTGCTTCACACCGGTGCCGGCTCGCCCTGCGGAATGTGCATCTATGAAGGTTATCTGCTGCCGGAACGATTCCGCGGCGAGATGATTCACGCCGACGCAGGGCCGAACATCGTGCGGGCCTATCCGGTCGAAGCCGCCGGTGCCGGGTTCTCCGCCGCGATCGAAGATGTTGTCGACGGCGAGCGCGACCAATGGTTCCGTCCGACCGACGTATCGGTCGCCCCGGATGGTTCGCTGATCATTTCCGACTGGTACGACCCGGGTGTCGGCGGCCACCGCATGGGCGACACGGAGCGGGGGCGGATCTTTCGAATCTCGACTCCGGACAACCAAGAGTACACGGCCCCATTGGAGTCGTTCGTGGGCGCAGGCCCCGCCGCCGTCGTCGTCGTCGCGTTGGCGAGCCCGAATACTGCGACGCGGTACATCGCCTGGGAGTCTCTGCGGTCGATGGGGATAGATGCCGAAGACGCGCTGAAGTTCGGGTGGCAAAACTCGAACGACTCACGTTATCGGGCCCGTGTCCTGTGGCTCTTGGCGATGCTCGACAACGGCGAAGACCACCTGCACTCCGCCTTTCCCGATGACGATCCGGACCTCCGTGTGACCGCGATTCGGGCATGGCGTCGCGTCGGTCTCGACCCGGTGGTCGCCGTCAAAGAATTGATAGACGATCCCTCGCCGCAGGTGCGACGGGAACTGCTGATCGCGCTGAGCGAGAGCCAAGACGAACAGGTGCCCCAATTGTGGGCGAAGTTGGCCGAACAGCACGCGGCCGGAGACCGCTGGTACCTCGAAGCCCTCGGCATCGCCGCGCGCGGACGTTGGGATGAGTGCCTCGGTGCCTGGCTCGACCGAGTTGGCGACGACTGGGACGACAAACCCGGCCGAGAAATCGTCTGGCGTTCGCGGGCGATAAAAACCTCGGAGCTGCTCAAGGAATTGCTACTGGTTTCGCATGCTGACGCGTCGCTGAGGAAACAGTATTTCCGAGCATTCGATTTCCAACCAAAACAGTCGGGAAGTGCCTCGCTGAACGCATTGGTGTCGGTCGGGGGCCTCGATCTCGGCACGCCGGCTGGTCGTGACACCGTTCGGCTGGCGCTGTTGCGACTCGATCCCAAAGCGATCAATAAGAGCAGTCAGATGCAGTCGATCGCCTTTTCCCTGTATTCCAAAATCGAGAACCCTCGGGAACTGATCGAGTTTGCCCGGCACGTCGATCTGGCAAGCCAAGTCGCGATCGGCAGGCTGGTCGAAATCGCGATCTCACAGCCGCAAAGTGAGCAAGCCGTCGATGCGGTCTCCTTGCTGTTTGACTGGAATGTCAGTGACACAATCGCCGCGACTCTTTCCGGTGATCGCAAGCGGGCGGTCAGGATGGCGGAGGCGTTGACCACGGCAGCCGAGGCCGACGCGACGGAACTGCTGAGAAAGGTAATTCTCGACCCCGAAGCCGATAGCTCCGTCCGTCGGGAATGCGTGCGGGCATTCTGCAAACGCAAGTCGTCAGCCGCCGAACTGCTAGAACTGGCTCGCAGCGGCAAATTGGACACAACCCTTCGTTCCGCTGCGATCGCCGCTTTGTGGTCGACGTCGTTTGCAGATGTGCGTCAGGCGGCCGCCAAGGAATTCCCGCCTCCGGAAACCAAAGGTGCAAAACCGCTCCCGTCGTTGATCGAACTGGCGAAGCGCCGCGGCGACCCTAAGCACGGCCGGGTCATCTACGGGACCGTCGGCACCTGCATTAAGTGTCACAAAGTGAATGGTGAAGGCAAAGAAGTCGGCCCGGACCTCAGCGAAATCGGCAGCAAACTTTCGCGGCAGGCGATGTTCGAGTCGATCGTCTATCCCAGTGCCGGGATCAGCCACAACTATGAGGCGTGGTCGGTGGTCACCGTTGACGGACAGATTCAGACAGGGCTGCTCGTCAGCGATACCGACGAGGCCGTTGTCATTCGAAGCGCCGACGGAATCGCCCGCACTATTCCGCAGGATGAGATCGACGAGACTTTCCGGCAGGACACGTCCTTGATGCCGGCTGATTTACCGAAAGTGCTTTCGGAACAAGAGTTAGTTGATGTCGTCGAATTTCTGACGACCTTGCGAAAGAAGTGA
- a CDS encoding Uma2 family endonuclease: MPASAKLETSTSSAPPDDGSRAVRFTVEQYQRMIDAGVFDSDRRVELLRGRIVRMPAMQNPHWFLLHHVEKLINGLLPSGYFTSEQAPIVFDDSEPEPDVGVIRGLLTDYRESKPRASDAAMLIEIASRSLLSDRRDKGPIYASGSVPEYWIVNAIDRSVEVYRDPKASVSAIAADYQQRTTYRDSDPIPFQLDGKDIATIRCDELIPLAD, encoded by the coding sequence ATGCCCGCATCAGCAAAGTTAGAGACTTCGACTTCGAGCGCGCCACCCGATGATGGGTCGAGAGCGGTTCGTTTTACCGTCGAACAGTATCAACGCATGATCGACGCGGGTGTCTTTGATAGCGACCGCCGCGTTGAACTGCTGCGTGGGAGAATCGTTCGCATGCCCGCGATGCAAAACCCGCATTGGTTCCTGTTGCATCATGTCGAAAAACTGATCAACGGGCTATTGCCGTCGGGATATTTCACGTCCGAACAGGCTCCAATCGTGTTCGACGATAGTGAGCCGGAACCGGATGTCGGCGTTATCCGCGGTCTTCTCACCGATTACCGTGAGTCGAAACCGCGAGCTTCCGACGCTGCAATGCTTATCGAAATTGCCAGTCGTTCGTTGCTGAGCGATCGACGCGATAAGGGGCCGATTTACGCCTCTGGGAGCGTGCCCGAGTATTGGATCGTCAACGCCATCGATCGCAGTGTTGAAGTCTACCGTGACCCTAAAGCGTCCGTTTCGGCTATCGCGGCCGACTATCAGCAGCGAACGACTTACCGAGACTCGGATCCGATTCCCTTTCAGTTGGATGGCAAAGACATCGCGACGATCCGCTGCGATGAATTGATACCGCTTGCAGACTGA
- a CDS encoding alkaline phosphatase D family protein gives MLNRWLFMLMLAVALAPGAVFCDDKSSVWAPDDWATLDESNVVTRIAFGSCAKQFRPQPIWKAILESDPDLFILLGDNIYGDTEDMDVMRDKYRQFAAVPGFTKLRQKVPVLATWDDHDYGANDAGAEYPKKAESQQVFLDFFGEPEGSERRKTPGIYDAKIIGPPGKRVQIILLDTRYFRGPLKMRENFGNRAGGTFGPYAFGCGDGTLLGEEQWQWLEEQLQSPAELRVICSSIQFLSSQHGFEKWNNFPEEVDRFNKLLAKDGVGPVIFLSGDRHHAEISSHVLRVGKPAAFREIIDLTSSSLNSPTTWLNEINEHRFGSVYRGENFGFVEIRWGSQFPLTLDYPHAAIVCQIRSLKGEPVIQLPPIALSNLVPSRLFAPAENDAGEHDQ, from the coding sequence ATGCTCAATCGTTGGCTCTTCATGCTCATGCTTGCCGTTGCGCTGGCGCCGGGCGCTGTTTTTTGCGACGACAAGTCATCGGTTTGGGCACCGGACGATTGGGCAACGCTGGACGAATCAAATGTCGTCACGCGGATCGCCTTCGGATCGTGCGCGAAACAATTTCGCCCGCAGCCGATTTGGAAGGCGATTCTGGAATCCGATCCCGACCTGTTCATCCTGCTCGGCGACAATATTTACGGCGATACCGAAGACATGGACGTCATGCGGGACAAGTACCGGCAGTTTGCCGCGGTCCCGGGCTTCACGAAGCTGCGGCAGAAGGTTCCGGTCCTCGCCACGTGGGATGACCATGACTACGGGGCCAACGATGCCGGGGCCGAATACCCGAAGAAAGCCGAATCACAGCAGGTCTTCCTCGACTTCTTCGGCGAACCGGAGGGCAGCGAGCGCCGAAAAACCCCGGGGATTTATGACGCGAAAATCATCGGCCCGCCGGGGAAGCGCGTGCAAATTATTTTGCTCGATACGCGGTATTTCCGCGGGCCGTTAAAGATGAGAGAAAATTTCGGCAATCGAGCCGGCGGAACGTTTGGGCCTTATGCCTTCGGCTGCGGCGATGGCACCTTACTTGGCGAAGAACAGTGGCAATGGCTGGAGGAGCAACTCCAGTCGCCCGCCGAACTGCGAGTGATTTGCAGCAGCATTCAGTTCCTCTCCTCACAACACGGATTCGAAAAGTGGAACAACTTTCCGGAAGAGGTCGACCGCTTCAATAAGTTGCTTGCTAAAGACGGAGTCGGTCCAGTGATCTTTCTTTCCGGCGATCGTCACCACGCGGAGATTTCGAGTCATGTTTTAAGAGTCGGCAAACCTGCAGCTTTTCGAGAGATCATTGACCTCACGTCGAGCAGTTTGAACTCGCCGACTACGTGGCTCAATGAAATTAATGAGCACCGTTTCGGCTCCGTCTATCGAGGCGAAAATTTTGGCTTTGTCGAGATTCGCTGGGGTTCCCAGTTCCCCCTTACACTCGACTACCCACATGCGGCAATCGTATGCCAGATCCGTTCGCTGAAGGGTGAGCCTGTGATTCAACTACCTCCTATTGCTTTATCGAATTTAGTGCCGAGTCGCTTGTTTGCACCGGCTGAGAACGACGCGGGGGAGCACGACCAGTAA
- a CDS encoding pirin family protein, producing MLTVRKSNDRGYFDHGWLKTFHTFSFSGYQDPRYMGFRSLRVINEDVIEAGGGFGEHPHRDMEIITYVTGGVLAHKDSTGGGGELRRGDVQVMTAGSGLTHSEFNGSKEKPAKLLQIWIKPAEKGIAPRYQQTHFEEKQKRNRLQPIASPDERGGSLPIGQDAIVSATILEPEEELSVDLAPDRHAWIQVVDGSATVNGTAINTGDGLAVSEESHLQIATEQGAELLVFDLA from the coding sequence ATGCTCACGGTGCGCAAGAGCAATGACCGCGGCTACTTCGACCACGGCTGGCTCAAGACGTTTCACACATTCTCGTTCTCTGGCTATCAGGACCCGCGGTACATGGGTTTCCGCTCCTTGCGGGTCATTAATGAGGACGTGATCGAGGCGGGAGGCGGCTTCGGCGAGCATCCTCACCGGGACATGGAGATCATCACCTATGTCACCGGCGGCGTGCTCGCTCACAAAGATAGTACCGGCGGCGGGGGAGAACTCCGCCGCGGCGATGTGCAGGTCATGACCGCCGGCAGCGGCCTCACCCACAGCGAGTTCAATGGCTCAAAGGAGAAACCGGCAAAGCTCCTGCAAATCTGGATCAAGCCGGCCGAGAAGGGTATCGCGCCGCGCTATCAGCAGACGCACTTCGAAGAAAAGCAGAAGCGGAACCGCCTGCAACCGATCGCCTCGCCCGATGAACGGGGCGGCTCGCTCCCTATCGGCCAGGACGCCATCGTTTCAGCGACAATCCTTGAACCCGAAGAGGAATTGAGCGTCGACCTCGCCCCGGACCGTCACGCCTGGATTCAAGTCGTCGACGGCTCCGCCACGGTCAACGGCACCGCGATCAACACCGGCGACGGACTCGCCGTCAGCGAAGAGTCGCACCTGCAGATCGCGACGGAGCAGGGGGCGGAACTGCTGGTATTCGACCTAGCGTGA
- a CDS encoding metallophosphoesterase, which yields MYLLSIPILLLLAIGHAAFLAACINRYQGFAHRGLADKLGILIHFAAMFGVPIAFLILERPWEPEFASRFAARPSPFWTAYAGFCIGGLVSLAIGSLRNVTRSRPRAVVDEQQELVVPPPPSLGEEPTGIMGRIARLPGNESRTFEVLERTLAIRNLPKAFDGLRIVQLSDSHFLGGIDLAFFEAVCERVRLLAPDLLVFTGDLIDDLDRLDWLPKTFGRLEAPLGRYFILGNHDWRKGPQAVRESFERVGWTNVAGRVVTIDHNGSAIAIGGDERPWMGEIPPIGDTAAEFRLLLAHTPDRIGFAQRSRVDLMLAGHNHGGQIRFPILGPIYSPSRFGTRYSGGCYEIGRTLMCVSRGLSGQIPLRYGCPPELSAYKLQPE from the coding sequence ATGTACCTGCTTTCGATTCCGATTCTTCTGCTGCTAGCCATCGGGCACGCGGCATTCCTGGCGGCGTGCATCAACCGCTATCAGGGGTTCGCCCACCGCGGGCTTGCCGACAAACTTGGAATCCTAATTCACTTCGCTGCGATGTTCGGTGTCCCGATCGCCTTCTTGATTCTCGAGCGCCCTTGGGAACCGGAGTTCGCGTCTCGATTTGCCGCGCGGCCTTCGCCGTTTTGGACCGCCTATGCCGGGTTCTGCATTGGCGGACTCGTTTCGCTGGCGATCGGTAGTCTCCGGAACGTGACGCGTTCTCGACCCCGCGCGGTCGTAGACGAACAGCAGGAATTAGTCGTCCCTCCCCCGCCCTCGCTTGGGGAGGAGCCGACCGGAATCATGGGTCGAATCGCCCGTTTACCGGGAAACGAGTCTCGGACGTTCGAAGTCCTTGAGCGAACGCTTGCGATTCGGAACCTGCCCAAAGCGTTTGACGGCCTGCGGATCGTTCAGTTGTCTGACTCGCACTTCCTCGGTGGGATCGACCTCGCCTTCTTTGAAGCCGTCTGCGAGCGGGTACGATTACTGGCACCTGATCTGCTCGTATTCACGGGCGATCTTATCGACGATCTGGATCGGCTGGACTGGCTACCGAAAACGTTCGGTCGCCTCGAAGCTCCGCTCGGCCGCTATTTCATCCTGGGCAATCACGATTGGCGCAAGGGTCCGCAAGCCGTGCGGGAGTCCTTCGAACGGGTCGGATGGACGAACGTGGCAGGCCGGGTCGTTACGATCGATCACAACGGCAGTGCGATCGCCATCGGCGGCGACGAGCGCCCCTGGATGGGGGAAATCCCGCCGATCGGCGATACCGCCGCCGAATTTCGCTTATTGCTCGCTCATACGCCGGATCGAATCGGTTTTGCGCAGCGATCCAGAGTCGATTTGATGCTGGCCGGTCACAATCACGGCGGTCAGATACGCTTTCCGATCCTCGGACCGATTTACTCGCCCAGCCGCTTCGGGACGCGTTACTCCGGCGGGTGTTACGAGATCGGTCGAACGCTGATGTGCGTTTCACGCGGCCTTTCGGGCCAAATTCCGTTACGCTACGGCTGCCCGCCGGAGCTTTCGGCATACAAACTGCAACCGGAATGA
- a CDS encoding alpha/beta fold hydrolase — protein MAIMLDDVSFGVDIAGEGEPVVLLHAFPLNRDMWQAQHGSLCQTCRMIVPDLRGFGESALAHGTVTMEQYADDLAGLLDAIGCKHPVTLCGVSMGGYIALAFAKKYPDRLRGLALCHTKAVDDTDDARDDRERIAADVLRNGVERLVREMPSKMLCDHTLESKPEVVALVREMICSAAPESVAAALHGMAARPDMTSLLAEIGMPTLVLAGEHDQLAPPKMMQEMADEIPDAQFATIDSAAHLSPLENPDAFNGAIRRFLHR, from the coding sequence ATGGCCATCATGCTCGACGATGTCTCATTCGGGGTCGATATTGCCGGAGAAGGTGAGCCGGTCGTCCTGCTGCACGCGTTCCCTTTAAATCGCGATATGTGGCAGGCGCAACACGGCTCGCTCTGTCAGACGTGTCGGATGATTGTGCCCGACCTGCGCGGTTTCGGGGAAAGCGCGCTGGCGCACGGAACCGTCACAATGGAGCAATATGCCGACGATCTAGCCGGGCTGCTCGATGCGATCGGCTGCAAACACCCGGTGACGCTCTGCGGAGTATCAATGGGCGGTTACATCGCTCTCGCTTTCGCCAAGAAGTACCCCGACCGGCTCAGAGGGCTGGCGCTTTGTCACACGAAGGCCGTGGATGACACCGACGACGCACGCGATGACCGAGAGCGAATCGCAGCCGACGTCCTCCGTAACGGCGTCGAGCGGTTGGTCCGAGAGATGCCGTCGAAAATGTTGTGCGATCATACGCTCGAATCGAAACCCGAAGTCGTCGCCCTCGTTCGCGAGATGATCTGTTCGGCGGCCCCCGAATCGGTCGCTGCGGCGCTGCACGGAATGGCCGCCCGGCCTGATATGACTTCCTTGCTCGCCGAAATTGGTATGCCGACGCTCGTGCTGGCTGGTGAACACGACCAACTTGCACCTCCAAAGATGATGCAGGAAATGGCGGACGAGATTCCTGACGCCCAATTTGCGACCATTGACTCTGCGGCACACTTAAGCCCGCTCGAGAATCCCGACGCGTTCAACGGCGCAATCCGACGATTTCTGCATCGCTGA
- a CDS encoding DoxX family protein, which translates to MAAERRWNFFTDLGLLAIRGMVGWVMFFHGAQKLWGWFTETGEPGLEGFKGFLTKLEIPYPELNAYMAGGTEFFGGCLLMAGLMTRLVSIPVAITMGVAAFVAHSGTFSNQAGGMEYALTLMVVTIGILLTGPGRLSLDALLFRRKKRPTAD; encoded by the coding sequence ATGGCCGCTGAACGACGCTGGAACTTCTTCACCGACCTCGGCCTGCTCGCGATCCGCGGCATGGTCGGCTGGGTTATGTTCTTCCACGGTGCCCAAAAGCTGTGGGGCTGGTTCACGGAGACGGGCGAGCCGGGCCTCGAAGGCTTCAAAGGATTTCTGACGAAACTCGAAATCCCCTATCCGGAATTGAACGCGTATATGGCGGGCGGCACCGAATTTTTCGGCGGTTGCCTTCTCATGGCCGGTCTGATGACCCGCCTCGTTAGTATTCCGGTTGCGATCACCATGGGCGTTGCCGCTTTCGTCGCCCACAGCGGTACATTCAGTAATCAAGCCGGGGGCATGGAGTACGCACTCACATTGATGGTGGTCACGATCGGAATCTTGCTCACAGGTCCCGGACGACTCTCGCTCGATGCGCTCCTGTTTCGCCGCAAGAAACGTCCGACCGCCGATTGA
- a CDS encoding WD40 repeat domain-containing protein, whose amino-acid sequence MPSDQAIADQDAPAVQYADWAESKSSFLRLPEAVLAVVLAGIVTVFGVLALSDNEDSLAEDEFSQLANSASWRGLPIRDIACFGEKAEFAVCRSDDVVRIIDRNSAVSFVASLYSDGPELVSSNGSSDGAILAFGFADGTVKFLDQTSAVAVEWELHVGDAAVMDFAFDEHLHSAFAVTERGEFAVIDLEHRLVTELHQLAAGPVQAIRLSKSGSTIAFGFGNDIVSYSFDPVGGLKRSDAVDMGAFVTAAEISQDGRLALVSALDGKIRLVDLQAQAFEQLGRVSTAEGIRSLAFSPDGRYVAVGGLDGMVRIYDSSDVSTPISVFAGHRNLVCSVSFVDSNSLMSGSYDGEVLCWERESETITGRFQLR is encoded by the coding sequence ATGCCTTCTGATCAAGCGATTGCTGATCAAGACGCCCCTGCCGTGCAGTATGCGGATTGGGCGGAATCGAAGAGTTCCTTTCTTCGTCTGCCCGAGGCTGTCTTAGCCGTTGTGCTCGCAGGCATCGTCACGGTGTTCGGAGTGCTGGCACTGTCTGACAACGAGGATTCTCTTGCTGAGGACGAATTCTCTCAACTGGCCAACTCAGCATCTTGGCGAGGACTGCCGATTCGCGACATCGCTTGTTTTGGCGAAAAAGCCGAATTCGCCGTCTGCCGTTCCGACGATGTCGTCCGAATCATCGATCGCAACTCGGCGGTGTCGTTCGTTGCGTCCTTGTACTCAGACGGACCGGAACTGGTCTCGTCGAACGGTTCTTCTGATGGAGCGATTTTGGCGTTCGGTTTCGCCGACGGAACCGTCAAATTTTTAGATCAGACCTCGGCCGTCGCCGTCGAATGGGAATTGCACGTTGGCGACGCCGCAGTCATGGACTTCGCATTTGACGAGCACCTGCATTCGGCATTCGCGGTCACCGAACGCGGCGAATTCGCGGTGATCGATCTTGAGCATCGGTTGGTGACTGAATTGCATCAGCTCGCTGCAGGACCCGTTCAGGCGATTCGCCTTTCGAAGTCGGGATCAACGATCGCCTTCGGGTTCGGCAATGACATCGTTTCGTACAGTTTTGATCCCGTTGGCGGATTGAAGCGAAGCGACGCGGTTGATATGGGGGCCTTCGTTACGGCCGCCGAAATTTCTCAGGATGGCCGACTGGCCTTGGTCTCTGCTTTAGATGGGAAAATTCGGCTCGTCGATTTGCAGGCACAGGCTTTCGAGCAGCTCGGTCGCGTGTCGACCGCTGAAGGCATTCGATCACTCGCTTTCTCTCCGGACGGTCGTTACGTCGCCGTCGGCGGTCTCGACGGAATGGTCCGAATTTATGATTCGAGCGATGTCTCGACTCCAATTTCCGTCTTTGCCGGACACCGCAACCTGGTCTGCTCGGTGTCATTCGTCGATTCGAACAGCCTGATGTCCGGCAGCTACGATGGCGAAGTGCTGTGCTGGGAACGGGAGAGCGAAACCATCACTGGTCGATTCCAGCTTCGCTAA
- a CDS encoding rhodanese-like domain-containing protein, which translates to MSKQHPPRFLEICEDARTRVTETDVPMIKQRLDAGESFELVDVREESEYAAGHIPGARHLGKGVIERDIEEAIPETLTEIVLYCGGGFRSALAADNLQKMGYTNVLSMDGGMRGWKEEGYDVEK; encoded by the coding sequence ATGTCCAAACAACACCCGCCGCGCTTTCTTGAAATCTGTGAAGACGCTCGCACACGCGTGACCGAGACCGACGTGCCAATGATTAAGCAGCGGCTTGATGCGGGCGAGTCGTTCGAACTCGTCGACGTCCGCGAAGAAAGTGAATACGCCGCGGGACATATTCCCGGCGCCAGGCATCTCGGCAAGGGTGTGATCGAACGCGATATCGAAGAGGCGATTCCCGAGACGTTGACTGAAATCGTCCTCTACTGCGGCGGCGGATTTCGTTCCGCGCTCGCCGCCGACAACCTGCAGAAGATGGGCTACACCAACGTCCTCAGCATGGACGGCGGGATGCGCGGTTGGAAGGAGGAGGGGTATGATGTGGAGAAATAG